The sequence TGCCCTTTTTTCAATGCACCCTGAGTGAGGAAAAGGGATGGCTTCCCATTTGGGAAGCCATCCCAAGAACAACTTGAATTTTGACTTCTCCCATTAAGGATTTTGACTTCTCTCATTCCGGGTTTTGACTTCTCTCATTCCGGGTTTTGACTTCTCTCATTTTGGGGTTTAACTTCTCGTGCTAGGCGGAATTACAAATTTCGATTAAACTGTCTAAAAAACACAACTCAGCGAAGCTAAATCTCTTTCAACCGAATAATCATCAATCCAATTTTGGATGTTGCTTATGACTTGAGAAACTTAATATTAACGAATAAAAGGATGTACTTATTTAATATAATTGGAAGCATCAAGTTTTGTAACGGTCCAGTCGTTGAAAAAACCAATCAATTTCTTTTTGTCGTATGATTTTTCAAGCTCAAGATAAGCAGAATTTTGGGTATGGATTCTTTGCCCATCCTGATCTAAAATTACAATAACCGGAAACCCTAATCTTTGAGGAAATTCTAATTTCGACAGCACGGGCATATTGGTATGTTCCTTATCGTAGTTCACTTTAACCACCTCGTAATTATCATAAAGTGCAGCTTTTATTTCAGCATCTTCGTTAATAAATTTATTCAGTCGCAAGCACCATGGGCACCAATTGCCTCCAATAACAATCAATACATGTTTGTTTTTTTGTTTTGCCATTTCAACGGCTTTTTTGATATCAGCAGCAGCATCTGCATTTTCATCATAAACTTTTTCGGTCTGTGCTTGTGCAAATAGTAAAGTCATTGCAAACACCAATGTTAGTATAATTTGCTTTTTCATAGCTCTCTTTTTTATTCATGGCGAATTTAATACAATTCTTTATTCTATCAATATGATAAAAATCATTGTGAAATAATTAACAATATTTTGGTTGCATTTTGATTTAAGGAAATATTTTATTGTAACTTTGCAGCCATTTTTGACGGAAACAACATATTATTAAAGAATTGTGAACTAAAAAATATGAATTCAAAAGAAACAAATTCCAAAAAATTATTTCAGGAATTTCCTTCTGTATCAACCTCCGAATGGGAAGACATCATCATTAAAGACCTGAAAGGAGCTGATTACGATAAAAAGCTCGTGTGGAATACCAATGAAGGAATTAAGATAAAACCGTATTATCGTGCCGAGGACCTTGAAAACATTCAGCATATGGGTTCTTACCCGGGTGAATTTCCTTATGTAAGAGGTAATTCGACCGATAATAATAACTGGTTAATACGTCAGGATATTATTGTCGACGATATAAAGGAAGCCAACGAAAAAGCATTGTTTGTGCTCGGCAGAGGGGTAGAATCAATCGGGTTTATTCTTACTGAAATTTTATCGGTTAAAGAATTCCGTGCTTTACTTATTGGGATAATTCCAGAGGTAGTAGAAATTAACCTCATTTGTGCTTCTCATTTCAGCGAGGTTCTGACTAATTTCATTGCTGCCCTAAAAGAAAAAAAGGCGAATTTAAGCGAGGTGAAGGGTTCGATTACATACAATCCATTGACCGATATGGTTTTAACGGGCATGAGTGCCGACTTGCGTGAAGCAAAAGAAATCATGGAATTAACCAGTAATCTGCCGAAATTCAGAACATTGGTAGTGCATGGTAGTATTTTTCATAATTCAGGGGCTTCGGCTGTTGAAGAATTGGGTTTTTCATTGGCTACTGCTGCCGAATATTTGAATCAACTTACAGAAAAAGGAATCTCAATCGATGAACTTGCCCCGAAAATGAGATTTGATTTTGCAGTAGGGGGTAATTATTTCATGGAAATTGCAAAAATACGTGCAGCAAGAATGTTGTGGGCAAAAATGGTGGCTGCTTATTATCCAAAAGATTTAGAAGTTGCAAAGATGTTTGTTCACTCAACCACATCCTCCTGGAATAAAACCGTTTATGATCCTTATGTAAATATGCTCCGTACAACTACCGAGGCTATGTCGTCGGTGATTGGAGGAACAGATTCATTAACTGTTAATGCGTTTGACGAATCTTTTCAAACTCCTGGTGAATTTGGTGAACGCATTGCCCGTAACCAGCAATTATTATTAAAGGAGGAATCCTATTTAGATAAAGTAGCAGATCCTGCAGCAGGTTCATATTATATAGAAACTTTGACTGCTTCTATTGCTGAGGAAGCATGGAAAATTTTTCTGGCAACAGAGGAAAAAGGTGGTTTTATCGAAGCCTTGAAAGCCGGTTTTGTTCAGGATACCATTTATGCTACTGCTCAAAAACGAGATCAGGATATTGCAAATCGCAGGGAAATTTTTCTGGGGACCAACCAATTCCCGAATTTCAATGAAAAACTGGAGTTGAACCTTGAAGAAGATATCTTTGAAGCCGCTGATTTTAGTTCTCAAAAATCGAGGAATAAAACCCTAAAACCTTATAGGGGTGCCCAGGCTTTTGAAGCCTTACGTTATAAAACAGATCTGTTTGCCAGAGAGAATAAGCGTCCCCTGGCATTTATGCTTACTTATGGAAATGTTGGCATGCGTAAAGCAAGAGCAACTTTCGCCAGCAATTTCTTCGCCTGTGCAGGTTTTGAGGTGATGGATACCAATGGTTTTAAATCAGCCGAAGAAGGCGTAAAAGCAGCTAAAGCAGCCAAAGCAGAGATCATTGTTGTTTGTAGTTCAGATGAAGAATATACAGCGTTGGCACCGGCAGTAAAAGCCCTTTCCGGAGATGAAATCGTTGTAGTAGCCGGATATCCAAAAGAAATTATCGAAGATTTGAAAGCGATAGGCATTCAACATTTCATTCATGTAAAATCGAATGTGTTGGAAACGTTGAAACAATTTCAGGCTGAGTTGGGGATTAAGTGAGCTAAGATACAAGACGCAAGACACAAGACGTTAGATGCTAGAAAACAGACAATAGAGATGCATAATTTTTTAGAATTGAAGGTATGGCAGAAGTCCAGAGAATTGGTAAAGAAGATTTACCAGTCAACGGTTGATTTTCCAACCGTTGAAAAATTTGTCTTGGAATCCCAGATTAAAAGATCTGCGATATCAATTTCTTCAAATATTGCTGAAGGAGCTGGCAGAGAGACATCAAAAGAGTTTAGTAGGTTTCTAGATATCGCCTCCGGATCTGCTTTTGAACTTGAGTCACAAATTATACTTGCTTTGGATTTAGAGTTCATCAATCCGAAAGCTGGAGAAACGCTGATAAATGACATTAAAGAAATACAAAAAATGATAAATGGATTTAAAGTTTCGTTGATCAAGTCTTGATACCCTGCCTGCGGCAGGCAGGTTGCATCTTGATACTTGAGTCTAAAAAAATAAATCATGAAACCAAATTATAAAGAAATTAACATCAAGAGTCAGGAAAAACAATCAATGACGGCAAGCGGATGGGAAAAAGCAAACCATATTGCAAACGATTGGAAAACTCCTGAGCAAATCGACATAAAAACAGCTTTCACCAAAGCCGATTTGGAGGGCATGGAGCATTTGAATTATGCTGCCGGAAAAGCACCATTTTTGCGTGGGCCATACTCTACCATGTTCGTAATGCGACCATGGACCATTCGACAATATGCGGGATTTTCTACAGCAGAAGAATCCAATGCATTTTATCGCAGAAACCTTGCTGCCGGTCAAAAAGGCTTATCCGTTGCATTCGACCTGGCCACTCACCGTGGTTATGATTCCGATCATGAAAGGGTGGAAGGCGATGTTGGTAAAGCGGGGGTAGCTATCGATTCGATCCTGGATATGAAAATTCTTTTTGATCAAATCCCTTTGGATAAAATGTCGGTTTCGATGACCATGAATGGTGCGGTTTTGCCTGTTTTGGCATTTTATATTGTTTCAGGCTTGGAGCAAGGCGTTCCATTGGATCAATTAAGCGGAACCATCCAAAATGATATTTTGAAGGAATTTATGGTGCGTAATACCTACATATATCCTCCTTTACCATCTATGAAAATCATAGCAGATATCTTTGAATACACTTCTAAAAATATGCCGAAGTTTAATTCGATCTCCATTTCCGGTTACCACATGCAAGAGGCTGGTGCAACTGCTGATATTGAATTGGCTTATACCTTGGCCGACGGATTAGAATATTTGAGGGCAGGGGTAAATGCCGGAATGGACATAGATACATTCGCCCCTCGTCTATCATTTTTCTGGGCTGTTGGGATGAATCATTTTATGGAAATAGCCAAAATGAGAGCTGCCCGAATGCTTTGGGCGAAGATTGTTAAACAGTTTAATCCAAAAAATCCTAAGTCAATGGCACTTCGAACCCACAGCCAGACTTCAGGTTGGAGCTTAACCGAACAGGATCCATACAATAATGTGGGACGTACTTGTATCGAAGCAATGGCTGCGGCACTTGGTCACACCCAATCATTGCATACCAACGCTTTGGATGAGGCCATTGCTTTGCCAACTGATGCTTCAGCGCGTATTGCACGAAATACACAGATTTATATTCAAGAAGAAACCAATATTTGTAAAACGGTCGATCCTTGGGCAGGTTCTTATTATGTTGAAAAATTAACCCATGAAATCGCACATAAGGCGTGGGAACTAATCGAAGAAGTTGAAGCGTTGGGCGGTATGGCAAAAGCGATTGAAACAGGATTGCCAAAAATGCGTATAGAAGAAGCATCTGCAAGAAAACAAGCACGTATTGATGCAAAAAAAGATACGATTGTTGGGATCAACAAATATAGATTGGATAAACAGGATCCCATCGAAACCTTGGAGGTTGACAATACGGCGGTTCGTTTATCGCAAATTAAGAGATTGAAGAAATTACGTGCCGAACGAAATAATGAAGAAGTTGAACTTGCCTTAAATGCAATTACTAAAGCTTGTGAAACAGGTGAAGGAAATTTATTAGCTTTGGCAGTTGATGCAGCTCAGAAAAGGGCTTCGTTAGGTGAAATTTCAGATGCATGCGAAAAAATATTTGGGAGGTATAAAGCCGTGATAAGATCAATTTCAGGAGTATATTCATCAGAATCGGGTGATGACGGGCAATTCAAAAAAGCCTGTGAAATGGCCGATCAGTTTGCCGAATTGGAAGGTCGTCGCCCACGAATTATGATTGCCAAAATGGGCCAGGATGGTCACGACCGAGGCGAAAAGGTTGTGGCAACAGGTTATGCCGACATGGGATTTGATGTGGACATCGGTCCATTGTTCCAAACACCGGCCGAATCGGCCCGCCAGGCTGTTGAAAATGATGTGCATATATTGGGCGTATCAAGTTTAGCCGCCGGACATAAAACTTTGGTTCCTCAGGTAATTAAAGAACTAAAAAAATTAGGTCGTGAAGATATCATGGTAATTGTTGGAGGAGTAATCCCTGCTCAGGATTATGAGTTTTTATACAAGGCTGGTGCCGTTGCTATTTTTGGTCCCGGAACCGTGGTTTCCGAATCCGGCATTAAGATGCTGGAGATTTTGATTGATTCAAGAAAAAGATAGATTAATAATTATATTATTGAAGATAAGCAGCTCTCAAGAAATTGGGGGCTGTTTTTATATAAAGACAGAAGATGTTAGCAAATAGCCAAAAGCTAAAAGCCAACTGCCAAATTTTGTAACTTAGCAAGAATGGAAAATCCTATCAAACAACTATCTCCTATTTTTGGATAAAATTATGCAATGAAAGGAAGAGGAGAAACCATCAAAGATTATCAGGAGCGCATTAACAAGGTGCTGGTTTATATCAGCGAACATCTGGATGAAAAACTGGAACTTGAAAAACTGGCTGCAATGTCAAATTTTTCTGTATTTCATTTTCATCGGATTTTTAGGGCATTCCTGAATGAGCCACTTGGAACATTTGTAACGCGTTTACGATTGGATTATGCAGCAAAATTATTGGAATTTGGTACCGACCCGATAAGTGAAATTGCATATAAAGTTGGATTTGAGGTTCCTTCTTCTTTAAACAAAGCTTTTAAGAAACGATTCGGCGTTACACCTGTGGAATTCCGTGAAACAAAAAAGGCTTTGATCCCTTTCGATTTTATTCATTTAAACAGTAAGGCTATGGAACTAAATTTAAAACCACAGATTAAAGAAATTAATGAGAAAAAAGTAATTTATGTTCAAGCAATTGGCAAATATGCTGATTCGGCGGGAAAAGCATGGGATCAATTATGCGAATTCATGAAGCAGGAAAAATTATTTACGTTTGGATTAGAAACTATTGGAATTGGACATGATGACCCCAGTGTGACCGACAGTGATAAACTTCGGTATGATGCATGCATGACTATA is a genomic window of Bacteroidota bacterium containing:
- a CDS encoding thioredoxin family protein, whose amino-acid sequence is MKKQIILTLVFAMTLLFAQAQTEKVYDENADAAADIKKAVEMAKQKNKHVLIVIGGNWCPWCLRLNKFINEDAEIKAALYDNYEVVKVNYDKEHTNMPVLSKLEFPQRLGFPVIVILDQDGQRIHTQNSAYLELEKSYDKKKLIGFFNDWTVTKLDASNYIK
- a CDS encoding AraC family transcriptional regulator, with the translated sequence MKGRGETIKDYQERINKVLVYISEHLDEKLELEKLAAMSNFSVFHFHRIFRAFLNEPLGTFVTRLRLDYAAKLLEFGTDPISEIAYKVGFEVPSSLNKAFKKRFGVTPVEFRETKKALIPFDFIHLNSKAMELNLKPQIKEINEKKVIYVQAIGKYADSAGKAWDQLCEFMKQEKLFTFGLETIGIGHDDPSVTDSDKLRYDACMTIKKDVQPKGNIGVKVIAGGKYAIFKYKGPYTNLEQVYNYIFKNWLPASNYELEDKPCFEKYLNNPEKHKPENYKTHIYVPLK
- a CDS encoding acyl-CoA mutase large subunit family protein, translated to MNSKETNSKKLFQEFPSVSTSEWEDIIIKDLKGADYDKKLVWNTNEGIKIKPYYRAEDLENIQHMGSYPGEFPYVRGNSTDNNNWLIRQDIIVDDIKEANEKALFVLGRGVESIGFILTEILSVKEFRALLIGIIPEVVEINLICASHFSEVLTNFIAALKEKKANLSEVKGSITYNPLTDMVLTGMSADLREAKEIMELTSNLPKFRTLVVHGSIFHNSGASAVEELGFSLATAAEYLNQLTEKGISIDELAPKMRFDFAVGGNYFMEIAKIRAARMLWAKMVAAYYPKDLEVAKMFVHSTTSSWNKTVYDPYVNMLRTTTEAMSSVIGGTDSLTVNAFDESFQTPGEFGERIARNQQLLLKEESYLDKVADPAAGSYYIETLTASIAEEAWKIFLATEEKGGFIEALKAGFVQDTIYATAQKRDQDIANRREIFLGTNQFPNFNEKLELNLEEDIFEAADFSSQKSRNKTLKPYRGAQAFEALRYKTDLFARENKRPLAFMLTYGNVGMRKARATFASNFFACAGFEVMDTNGFKSAEEGVKAAKAAKAEIIVVCSSDEEYTALAPAVKALSGDEIVVVAGYPKEIIEDLKAIGIQHFIHVKSNVLETLKQFQAELGIK
- a CDS encoding four helix bundle protein; its protein translation is MHNFLELKVWQKSRELVKKIYQSTVDFPTVEKFVLESQIKRSAISISSNIAEGAGRETSKEFSRFLDIASGSAFELESQIILALDLEFINPKAGETLINDIKEIQKMINGFKVSLIKS
- the scpA gene encoding methylmalonyl-CoA mutase, whose product is MKPNYKEINIKSQEKQSMTASGWEKANHIANDWKTPEQIDIKTAFTKADLEGMEHLNYAAGKAPFLRGPYSTMFVMRPWTIRQYAGFSTAEESNAFYRRNLAAGQKGLSVAFDLATHRGYDSDHERVEGDVGKAGVAIDSILDMKILFDQIPLDKMSVSMTMNGAVLPVLAFYIVSGLEQGVPLDQLSGTIQNDILKEFMVRNTYIYPPLPSMKIIADIFEYTSKNMPKFNSISISGYHMQEAGATADIELAYTLADGLEYLRAGVNAGMDIDTFAPRLSFFWAVGMNHFMEIAKMRAARMLWAKIVKQFNPKNPKSMALRTHSQTSGWSLTEQDPYNNVGRTCIEAMAAALGHTQSLHTNALDEAIALPTDASARIARNTQIYIQEETNICKTVDPWAGSYYVEKLTHEIAHKAWELIEEVEALGGMAKAIETGLPKMRIEEASARKQARIDAKKDTIVGINKYRLDKQDPIETLEVDNTAVRLSQIKRLKKLRAERNNEEVELALNAITKACETGEGNLLALAVDAAQKRASLGEISDACEKIFGRYKAVIRSISGVYSSESGDDGQFKKACEMADQFAELEGRRPRIMIAKMGQDGHDRGEKVVATGYADMGFDVDIGPLFQTPAESARQAVENDVHILGVSSLAAGHKTLVPQVIKELKKLGREDIMVIVGGVIPAQDYEFLYKAGAVAIFGPGTVVSESGIKMLEILIDSRKR